The Verrucomicrobiota bacterium genome has a segment encoding these proteins:
- a CDS encoding PQQ-binding-like beta-propeller repeat protein — protein sequence MKQLILAFALVLIIDFGVMGESDWPQFRGPNGSAIGEKSDPPIRFGPSSNVVWKIEIASGNSSPCLWSNRIFLTTFDKSKLETLCIDRQKGQILWRQKAPVAKFETTHPLGNPATPTPATDGKIVYVYFGSFGLLAYDCDGKEQWRKPLKTPEVEWGAGSSPIVEGDLLILNCDQDLGAYLLAVDKRTGKTIWMTERPEFRRGFATPFVWRHGETEELVLPGSLWLKSYDLKNGKELWTVAGTSRVACSSPTAGDDLLFSASWNIGADAGDRFTMPPFDDYVAQYDKNKDGKFTKVELPAGPVGDRFSQIDVNHDGKVTREEWQGMADMFAKAGNALLAIRPGGHGDITKTHIAWKVTRSLPYVSSPLYYDGKLYTMKNGGLASCYDAKNGKPFYQDERVGAPGDYYSSAVAAKGRIYLVSQQGIVLVMAAGETLNVLARNNLESQVMATPAIADGKIYVRTADHFYAFGK from the coding sequence ATGAAGCAACTAATCCTCGCCTTTGCCTTGGTCTTGATAATTGATTTCGGCGTAATGGGCGAATCCGACTGGCCGCAGTTCCGCGGTCCGAACGGTTCGGCCATTGGCGAAAAGAGCGACCCGCCCATCCGTTTCGGCCCATCCTCAAATGTGGTTTGGAAAATTGAAATCGCGTCGGGCAATTCCTCACCCTGCCTTTGGAGCAATCGCATTTTCCTGACGACGTTCGACAAATCCAAACTGGAAACGCTGTGCATCGATCGACAAAAGGGACAGATTCTCTGGCGCCAAAAAGCACCCGTCGCGAAATTCGAGACGACGCATCCGTTGGGCAATCCCGCCACACCGACGCCTGCCACCGATGGTAAAATCGTTTATGTCTATTTCGGTTCGTTCGGTTTGCTGGCGTATGATTGCGACGGTAAGGAGCAGTGGCGAAAGCCGTTGAAGACGCCGGAAGTTGAATGGGGCGCCGGCTCTTCACCGATTGTCGAAGGCGACCTGCTGATTTTAAATTGCGATCAGGACCTCGGCGCTTATCTGCTCGCCGTGGACAAGCGCACCGGCAAAACAATTTGGATGACGGAGCGACCGGAGTTTCGTCGCGGTTTCGCCACGCCGTTCGTCTGGCGTCATGGCGAAACGGAAGAACTCGTGTTGCCCGGCTCGCTTTGGTTGAAGTCCTACGATTTGAAGAACGGCAAGGAGCTTTGGACGGTGGCCGGCACTTCTCGCGTGGCGTGCAGTTCACCCACCGCGGGCGACGATTTGTTGTTCAGCGCGAGTTGGAATATTGGTGCGGACGCGGGCGATCGCTTCACGATGCCGCCGTTCGACGATTACGTCGCGCAATACGACAAGAACAAGGACGGCAAGTTCACCAAGGTTGAATTGCCCGCCGGGCCGGTGGGCGATCGCTTCTCGCAAATCGACGTGAACCACGACGGCAAGGTCACGCGCGAGGAATGGCAGGGGATGGCCGACATGTTCGCCAAAGCCGGCAATGCGCTGCTGGCCATTCGTCCGGGCGGGCACGGCGACATCACGAAGACGCACATCGCTTGGAAAGTGACGCGCAGTCTTCCGTACGTATCTTCGCCGCTGTATTACGACGGCAAGCTTTACACGATGAAGAACGGCGGCCTCGCTTCGTGCTACGACGCGAAGAACGGCAAACCCTTTTATCAGGACGAACGCGTAGGCGCGCCGGGCGATTACTATTCATCTGCCGTGGCAGCAAAAGGGCGAATCTATCTCGTGTCGCAACAAGGCATCGTGCTGGTCATGGCCGCCGGTGAAACCTTGAATGTGTTGGCGCGAAACAATCTTGAGAGCCAGGTCATGGCCACCCCGGCCATCGCGGACGGAAAAATTTATGTCCGCACTGCCGACCATTTTTATGCCTTCGGCAAGTAA
- a CDS encoding thiamine pyrophosphate-binding protein, with product MNGGEIIARVLQKQGVRFLFTLCGGHISPIFVAAQNLGIRVIDTRHEVNAVFAADAVSRLTGIPGVATVTAGPGLTNTITAVRNAYLAQSPLVLLGGAAATMLKGRGALQDIDQMSLMKPNVKWAAGITKVREIVPTLEKAFVMAQQGVPGPVFVECPIDTLYDEELVRSWYGAKSKDGAPKSFRDRIVQWYVNRHAKNLFAGKDAVCFENPLSNISYPTHSSSQIEGAIPKLRAAARPVLLVGSGAMMNPQKANELAAAVSKLGLPVYLSGMGRGLLGRENTLQMRHHRKEAIKESDLIILAGVPNDFRLDYGRHIGGRHFISINRSQEDLTKNKKPTLPIHADPQDFLIALARSFRGNCSSWIETLRARDVKREASIDAQANAPTDRGINPLKLFRELDPALDDKTILVADGGDFVATSAYTLRPRKPLSWLDPGAFGTLGVGGGFALGAKLVFPDHDVWIVYGDGSAAYSLMEYDTFVRHKLPVMSVIGNDACWSQIARDQVEVLKSDCAMNLASSDYQFVGKAFGADGVRVENLDAFKAAVVEAKKSSRNGTPFIINAIIGKTDFRKGSVSM from the coding sequence ATGAACGGCGGCGAAATCATTGCGCGCGTATTGCAAAAGCAGGGGGTCAGGTTTTTATTCACACTTTGCGGCGGTCATATCTCGCCCATTTTTGTGGCGGCGCAGAATCTCGGCATCCGGGTCATCGATACGCGCCACGAAGTCAACGCCGTGTTTGCGGCGGATGCGGTTTCACGCCTCACCGGAATTCCCGGAGTGGCAACGGTCACGGCGGGTCCGGGCTTGACCAACACGATCACGGCCGTGCGGAACGCATACCTCGCGCAATCGCCGCTCGTATTATTGGGCGGCGCCGCCGCCACCATGCTGAAAGGTCGGGGCGCGTTGCAGGACATCGATCAGATGTCGCTGATGAAGCCGAACGTGAAATGGGCGGCTGGGATTACTAAGGTCAGGGAGATTGTTCCGACTTTGGAAAAAGCATTTGTGATGGCGCAGCAAGGAGTTCCCGGCCCAGTGTTTGTCGAATGTCCGATCGACACTTTGTATGACGAGGAACTCGTCCGCAGTTGGTACGGCGCGAAGAGCAAGGACGGCGCTCCCAAAAGCTTCCGGGACAGGATTGTTCAGTGGTATGTCAACCGGCACGCGAAGAACCTGTTTGCCGGAAAAGATGCGGTGTGTTTTGAAAACCCTTTGTCGAACATTTCTTATCCGACGCATTCTTCTTCGCAGATTGAGGGAGCGATTCCCAAACTGAGGGCTGCCGCACGGCCCGTATTATTGGTCGGCAGCGGCGCCATGATGAATCCGCAGAAAGCAAATGAACTCGCTGCGGCGGTCAGCAAACTCGGCCTCCCGGTTTATCTGAGCGGCATGGGCAGAGGTTTGCTTGGCAGAGAAAACACGCTTCAGATGCGCCATCACCGAAAGGAAGCCATCAAGGAATCCGATTTGATAATCCTTGCCGGTGTGCCGAACGATTTCCGGCTGGATTATGGCCGGCATATCGGCGGACGGCACTTCATCTCCATCAATCGCAGCCAGGAGGATTTGACGAAGAATAAAAAACCGACCCTCCCCATTCACGCCGACCCGCAGGATTTCCTGATCGCCCTTGCGCGTAGCTTTCGAGGCAATTGCTCAAGCTGGATCGAAACACTGCGCGCCCGTGACGTTAAGCGCGAAGCGAGCATCGACGCGCAAGCCAACGCGCCGACGGATCGCGGCATCAACCCGCTTAAACTCTTTCGCGAACTGGATCCTGCGTTGGATGACAAAACCATTCTCGTTGCCGACGGCGGCGATTTCGTCGCGACCTCGGCCTACACACTGCGACCGCGCAAGCCGCTTTCATGGCTCGACCCCGGCGCGTTCGGCACGCTGGGTGTGGGCGGAGGATTTGCGTTGGGCGCGAAGCTTGTTTTTCCGGACCACGATGTCTGGATCGTTTACGGCGACGGCAGCGCGGCTTACAGCCTGATGGAATATGACACGTTCGTCCGCCACAAGCTGCCGGTCATGTCGGTGATCGGCAACGATGCGTGCTGGAGTCAAATTGCGCGCGATCAGGTCGAGGTTTTGAAAAGCGACTGCGCAATGAATCTCGCGTCCAGCGATTATCAATTCGTTGGGAAGGCATTCGGCGCAGACGGCGTGCGCGTTGAAAACCTGGACGCCTTCAAGGCGGCGGTCGTTGAAGCGAAGAAATCCTCTAGAAACGGAACTCCCTTCATCATCAACGCAATCATTGGGAAAACCGACTTCCGAAAAGGCTCGGTTTCGATGTGA
- a CDS encoding rhamnulokinase has protein sequence MSNNFYIACELGADTGRIMLGSLHQGKLTMSEARRFQNLTVKENGSLQWNIPQLYQETLAGLRGVGAYEEPVESISCNSWAADYLLFEQDGSLITPTFHHHDPRSDEGMKNVFSKVPWETIYEETGVQQRSMNTLFQLGAEKSRRLNHAQLMPVADGFNYLLAGVPRIEMSLASPTQLYNPVTRNWSDRLLNALRLSPNLFPPVVRAGTVLGALRPEVVKATGLEDAQVVTSCSHEIAAALAGLPIDKGESWAYLRTGSWAVMGTELDEPIINDASREMKFTNEIGYGGSVRFSKRAVGFWILEECQRFWMAKDRALDSDMLTHLAGSSTPFESLVNLADPRFLAPGDMPLKIQAFCRETNQTVPRKPGPIIRCVLESLALLYRKTLWEIESLTGREITRLYILGEPTNTLLNHFTANALRIPVVIAPTDATSIGNVVVQALALGHIRSLDHAREIVRNSFKMETIVPHAVAWDAAYDRLAEICSA, from the coding sequence ATGAGTAACAATTTCTACATTGCCTGCGAGCTTGGCGCGGATACCGGTCGGATCATGTTGGGCAGCCTGCACCAGGGCAAACTCACGATGAGCGAAGCCCGCCGTTTCCAGAACCTTACCGTCAAGGAAAATGGCTCGCTTCAATGGAACATCCCCCAGTTATACCAGGAGACCCTGGCCGGCCTGCGCGGCGTCGGCGCTTATGAAGAACCCGTCGAAAGCATCAGTTGCAACTCGTGGGCGGCGGATTACCTGCTCTTTGAACAAGATGGTTCATTGATCACGCCGACCTTTCATCATCACGATCCCCGCTCCGACGAGGGAATGAAGAATGTCTTCTCGAAAGTACCGTGGGAAACCATTTACGAAGAAACCGGCGTACAACAGAGGTCGATGAATACGCTCTTCCAATTGGGTGCGGAGAAGTCGCGTCGTCTGAACCACGCTCAACTCATGCCGGTCGCCGATGGGTTCAATTATCTGCTGGCAGGTGTCCCGCGTATTGAAATGTCCCTGGCCAGTCCGACCCAGCTTTACAATCCCGTCACCAGGAATTGGTCAGACCGCTTGCTCAATGCCCTTCGGCTGTCGCCGAACCTGTTCCCGCCAGTCGTGCGGGCCGGCACGGTGCTCGGAGCGCTCCGCCCGGAAGTCGTCAAGGCGACCGGGTTGGAGGACGCTCAGGTCGTCACGTCCTGTTCGCACGAGATCGCCGCCGCGCTGGCCGGGCTGCCCATCGACAAAGGCGAGAGCTGGGCTTATCTGCGCACCGGCTCGTGGGCGGTCATGGGCACCGAGCTTGACGAACCCATCATAAACGACGCCAGTCGGGAAATGAAATTTACCAATGAGATCGGCTACGGCGGTTCGGTCCGTTTCTCCAAGCGCGCGGTTGGTTTCTGGATTTTGGAAGAATGCCAGCGCTTCTGGATGGCAAAGGATCGCGCCCTGGACAGTGACATGCTCACGCACCTCGCTGGTTCCTCAACCCCGTTCGAATCGTTGGTCAACCTGGCCGACCCGCGGTTCCTCGCGCCGGGCGACATGCCGCTGAAGATCCAGGCGTTCTGCCGGGAAACCAATCAAACCGTTCCGCGCAAGCCCGGTCCCATCATCCGCTGCGTGCTTGAAAGCTTGGCCTTGTTGTATCGCAAGACGCTCTGGGAGATCGAGTCGCTTACCGGCCGCGAGATTACGAGGCTCTACATTCTTGGCGAACCCACCAACACCTTGTTGAATCATTTCACGGCCAATGCGCTGCGGATTCCCGTGGTCATCGCTCCAACCGACGCCACCTCGATTGGCAACGTCGTGGTTCAAGCCCTCGCCTTGGGTCACATCCGGTCGCTCGACCACGCGCGGGAGATTGTGCGCAATTCCTTCAAGATGGAAACCATTGTCCCGCACGCCGTCGCCTGGGATGCCGCTTACGACCGGCTCGCCGAAATCTGTTCCGCCTGA
- a CDS encoding sigma-54-dependent Fis family transcriptional regulator, translating into MARVLLVDDELTMLQMVTEMLREGGHEVFPFTNGTTAIAALQTHSPELVITDLYFDKTRAHGMEILQKARALNPPAVVIVITGFGSIETAVEAMKKGAYDYLEKPFKLDELKLCVQRALSYNEAISENFYLRKQLKKKYQFSQIIGSAPKMQSVFKLIERVADTDSTILILGESGTGKELVARALHYNSHRQFAPFVPVNCSALPENLLESELFGHRKGAFTGAINDKKGLFHEADGGTILLDEVGSMSPMLQSRLLRVLQEREVRRVGDNTPTYVNVRVVAATNEPLETKVKDGSFREDLYYRLNVIPIPLPSLRERIDDIPLLVAHFLKNKVNPRTGKPFQITRPAMDVLCVYDRPGNVRELENAIERAATLCEADIIQVADLPPALLKNLTKDQIAASSVELSSATLTLPDVPATALYPLSNTHDTTFLAAPESPAAQPGVPLKTFLREQELAFLNRTLAQTGGDKEKAALLLGVSLATLYRKLSEDVSES; encoded by the coding sequence ATGGCCAGAGTATTGCTCGTGGACGACGAATTGACCATGCTCCAGATGGTCACCGAGATGTTACGCGAAGGAGGGCATGAAGTATTTCCCTTCACCAATGGCACCACCGCCATCGCCGCGCTTCAGACGCACTCGCCCGAACTGGTGATCACTGATCTTTACTTCGACAAAACCCGCGCTCATGGCATGGAGATTTTGCAGAAGGCGCGTGCCCTCAATCCCCCGGCCGTGGTCATTGTGATCACCGGCTTTGGTTCGATCGAGACCGCGGTCGAGGCGATGAAGAAAGGCGCCTACGACTACCTCGAAAAGCCCTTCAAGCTGGACGAGCTCAAACTCTGTGTGCAACGTGCCCTCTCCTACAACGAGGCCATCTCCGAAAATTTTTACCTCCGCAAGCAACTCAAGAAAAAATATCAATTCAGCCAGATCATCGGCAGCGCGCCCAAGATGCAATCGGTTTTCAAGTTGATCGAGCGCGTGGCCGACACCGATAGCACCATTCTCATTCTCGGTGAAAGTGGCACCGGCAAGGAATTGGTGGCCCGCGCCCTGCATTATAACAGCCACCGCCAGTTCGCGCCGTTTGTGCCGGTCAATTGCAGCGCGTTGCCGGAAAACCTGCTGGAGTCCGAGCTGTTCGGTCATCGCAAAGGCGCTTTCACCGGCGCAATCAACGATAAGAAAGGTCTTTTTCACGAAGCCGACGGCGGCACCATTCTGCTGGACGAAGTTGGTTCCATGTCGCCCATGCTTCAAAGCCGCTTGTTGCGGGTCTTGCAGGAACGCGAAGTGCGCCGCGTCGGCGACAACACCCCAACCTATGTCAACGTTCGCGTGGTCGCCGCCACCAACGAGCCGCTTGAGACAAAAGTCAAGGACGGCAGCTTCCGCGAAGACCTTTATTACCGGCTCAATGTCATTCCGATCCCGCTGCCCAGTCTGCGCGAACGCATTGATGACATTCCGTTGCTCGTCGCCCATTTCTTGAAAAACAAGGTCAACCCGCGAACCGGCAAGCCATTTCAAATCACGCGCCCGGCAATGGATGTCCTTTGCGTTTATGATAGGCCAGGCAACGTTCGCGAACTGGAGAACGCCATCGAACGCGCCGCCACGTTGTGCGAAGCGGACATCATACAAGTCGCCGATCTTCCCCCCGCCCTATTGAAGAATCTCACCAAAGACCAGATCGCCGCTTCCTCAGTGGAATTGTCATCCGCCACCTTGACGTTGCCAGACGTTCCGGCCACCGCGCTGTATCCCTTGAGCAATACGCACGACACAACATTTCTGGCGGCTCCGGAGTCACCCGCCGCGCAACCGGGTGTTCCGCTGAAAACATTTTTGCGCGAACAAGAGTTGGCCTTCCTCAACCGCACCCTCGCTCAAACCGGTGGCGACAAGGAAAAAGCCGCGTTGCTGCTCGGTGTCAGCCTTGCCACCTTGTATCGAAAACTTTCCGAGGATGTTTCAGAGTCTTAA
- a CDS encoding type II secretion system F family protein → MPSFSYVARETGTGREIRSTVEAGSEQAAISALLNRNLLVVSIQEKLSKKGKTGGGRVSLAELVIFTRQLATMIDAGLGMVTSLQGLAEQTTNKVMRDVIKDVCTRVEGGDSFSEALQKHPKAFSRLYVSMVAAGEKGGLLATILARLATYLENSARLRKKIKSAMMYPTAVTIVAIGITIFLLVKVVPVFGEIFSGFGAKLPAPTQFLINLSNVVKHYLLVILLGGGGIVYAWFYFIKTPAGREFWDSRRIKLPIFGSIAHKICLARFTRTFASLVRSGVPILEVLSIVANICGNVIMEKAIKVAAGDIERGEGISVALGKHPIFPAMIIRMITAGEQTGKIDDMLERISDFLDEEIETTLSGLTALIEPILIVVLGVIVGGMVICMFLPIFKLSDIVSPQRK, encoded by the coding sequence ATGCCTTCTTTTTCTTATGTGGCGCGCGAAACTGGCACCGGCCGCGAAATCCGCAGCACGGTGGAAGCCGGTTCTGAGCAGGCGGCGATTTCGGCGTTGTTGAATCGAAATCTCCTGGTGGTTTCCATTCAGGAAAAACTAAGCAAAAAGGGAAAAACCGGCGGCGGCCGCGTTTCGCTGGCCGAATTGGTGATTTTTACCCGGCAACTGGCCACCATGATCGATGCCGGTCTGGGGATGGTCACCTCGCTGCAAGGGTTGGCCGAGCAAACCACGAATAAAGTCATGCGCGACGTCATCAAGGACGTCTGCACGCGCGTGGAAGGTGGCGACAGTTTTTCCGAAGCCTTGCAGAAGCATCCCAAAGCCTTCAGCCGGCTATATGTCAGCATGGTGGCGGCTGGCGAGAAGGGCGGGTTATTGGCGACGATCCTGGCCCGGCTGGCGACTTATCTGGAAAACAGCGCCCGGCTGCGCAAAAAAATCAAATCCGCCATGATGTATCCCACGGCAGTGACGATTGTGGCGATTGGAATCACCATCTTCCTGCTCGTCAAAGTGGTGCCCGTTTTCGGCGAAATCTTCAGTGGCTTTGGCGCGAAGTTACCGGCGCCCACACAATTCCTGATCAACCTCAGCAATGTCGTGAAACATTATTTGCTGGTGATCCTGCTCGGCGGCGGCGGCATCGTGTACGCCTGGTTTTATTTCATCAAGACGCCGGCCGGCCGGGAATTCTGGGATTCCCGACGCATCAAACTGCCAATTTTCGGGTCCATCGCACACAAGATCTGCCTCGCCCGCTTTACGCGCACCTTTGCGTCGCTGGTTCGCAGCGGCGTGCCGATCCTGGAAGTCCTGAGCATCGTCGCGAACATTTGCGGCAACGTCATCATGGAAAAAGCCATCAAAGTCGCCGCCGGAGACATCGAGCGCGGTGAAGGCATTTCGGTGGCCCTAGGAAAACACCCGATCTTTCCTGCCATGATCATCCGCATGATTACGGCTGGTGAACAGACCGGAAAAATCGACGACATGCTGGAGCGCATCTCTGACTTTTTGGATGAAGAGATTGAGACGACGCTCTCCGGGTTGACCGCACTGATTGAACCGATTCTCATCGTGGTGCTGGGCGTGATTGTCGGCGGCATGGTCATTTGCATGTTCCTGCCGATCTTCAAACTGAGCGACATCGTCAGCCCGCAGAGGAAGTAG
- a CDS encoding outer membrane beta-barrel protein translates to MKFNKWTLGLAAVGVVSLASAVKAEERASAVMTALSSTTLSGYVDTSAQWNIGNGNENSPPYKFGGPEKADGFNLNVVQLRLEKPLDESEWAAGYRVDLWFGPDANTLNTQNGGSTTAFPGRDFAVRQAYVALRAPVGNGIDFKVGVFDSIIGYESVESPSNPNFTRSYGHSIEPQTHTGVLASYRFSDLVSATVGIANTVGPIINNRAFDVPGDTDRNKAESYKTYMASLAFTAPSDWGFLSGSSLYAGIVNGFNDNEVSSDLDQNTTSYYVGATLATPIAGLRLGGSFDFLDVHNSNDQAWAIAGYASYQATEKLSLHARGEYLRDSTSNNGPMLFSHLSSKNQPRVLALTGTIQYDLWKNVISRLEARWDHSFEGEQFGADGSHENYFAGHSDNAYVLLANIIYKF, encoded by the coding sequence ATGAAGTTTAATAAATGGACACTAGGTCTGGCCGCTGTCGGAGTGGTCAGTCTCGCCTCTGCAGTCAAGGCCGAAGAAAGAGCGAGCGCGGTGATGACTGCGCTTTCTTCCACAACCCTGAGCGGTTACGTGGATACTTCGGCACAGTGGAACATTGGTAACGGCAACGAAAACAGTCCACCGTACAAATTCGGAGGCCCCGAAAAGGCCGATGGGTTTAATCTGAACGTGGTCCAATTGAGGCTGGAAAAGCCATTGGATGAATCCGAATGGGCAGCCGGATACCGAGTGGACCTGTGGTTTGGACCCGACGCCAACACGCTCAACACCCAAAATGGTGGATCGACCACGGCCTTTCCAGGCCGCGATTTCGCGGTCCGCCAGGCTTATGTCGCCCTGCGCGCCCCGGTGGGCAACGGCATCGACTTCAAGGTTGGTGTGTTCGACAGTATCATCGGGTACGAGTCGGTGGAATCGCCGAGCAATCCCAACTTCACCCGTTCTTACGGCCATTCGATCGAGCCGCAAACTCACACGGGTGTCTTGGCGAGTTACCGGTTTAGCGACTTGGTTAGCGCCACCGTGGGTATTGCCAATACAGTCGGACCGATAATCAACAATCGCGCCTTCGATGTCCCCGGCGATACTGACCGTAACAAGGCAGAATCGTATAAGACCTACATGGCTTCCCTCGCGTTCACGGCGCCAAGCGATTGGGGATTCTTGTCGGGCTCTTCGCTGTATGCGGGCATTGTCAACGGTTTCAATGACAACGAGGTCAGCAGCGACTTGGATCAAAACACAACCAGCTACTACGTTGGTGCTACTCTGGCAACTCCGATTGCCGGGTTGCGGCTTGGCGGATCGTTCGACTTCCTCGACGTCCACAATTCCAACGATCAGGCATGGGCGATCGCGGGTTATGCTTCGTACCAGGCAACGGAAAAGTTGAGTTTGCATGCGCGCGGCGAATACCTGCGCGACAGCACCAGCAACAATGGCCCCATGCTGTTTTCTCACCTATCTTCCAAGAACCAACCCAGAGTGTTGGCACTCACGGGCACGATTCAATATGACCTGTGGAAGAACGTGATCAGCCGGTTGGAAGCGCGCTGGGATCATTCCTTCGAAGGCGAACAATTCGGTGCCGATGGATCGCACGAGAATTATTTCGCCGGCCACAGCGATAACGCCTACGTCCTGCTCGCGAACATCATCTACAAGTTCTAA
- a CDS encoding outer membrane beta-barrel protein, which yields MKFNKWTLGLAAVGVVSLASAVKAEEKASSVMTALSSTTLSGYVNTSVNWYIGNSTAGIPGRAFDGPAQKQDGFNLDVVSLTLSKPVSEGDWGAGYVAQMWMGPDAVGFNTSFPNAVGAGGDFAIKQAFVDLHAPLGNGLDIKLGHFNYIGGYEVPDAGDNPNYSRSFAWTMEPASHTGLLLTYKVNDALSLMAGVANTYNNGVNWRGMRAGAAAPSQTEKTYMGMFMLTAPESWGWLKGATLASTIVNGLNNASGSGGSVLSAGHITCWQIGGTVPTPVKGLSFGASYDYMDGAPLAFAAAQNKSAYVNAATFYAMYQATEKLKLNARAEYTKTTSGFWYAPTATSDRAELCGLTGTIDYSLWKNVVSRLEARWDHSLTGDKPYGGTLAAPGGYKDAVTLVANIIYKF from the coding sequence ATGAAGTTTAATAAATGGACTTTGGGATTGGCCGCGGTCGGAGTGGTCAGCCTCGCCTCAGCCGTCAAGGCCGAGGAGAAAGCGAGTTCAGTGATGACCGCGCTTTCTTCGACCACTTTGAGTGGTTATGTGAATACGTCGGTCAACTGGTACATAGGCAACAGCACCGCGGGCATCCCGGGTCGTGCCTTCGATGGCCCAGCTCAAAAGCAAGATGGTTTCAACCTCGACGTCGTTTCACTCACGCTATCGAAGCCGGTAAGTGAAGGCGATTGGGGCGCGGGCTATGTCGCCCAAATGTGGATGGGGCCAGATGCGGTTGGTTTCAACACCTCCTTTCCCAACGCCGTTGGCGCGGGCGGTGACTTTGCTATCAAACAAGCCTTTGTGGATCTCCATGCGCCGCTTGGCAACGGGCTTGACATCAAACTCGGCCATTTCAATTACATCGGCGGCTATGAAGTGCCCGATGCCGGCGATAATCCGAACTACAGCCGGTCTTTTGCGTGGACGATGGAGCCCGCCAGTCACACCGGCTTATTGCTAACCTACAAAGTCAACGACGCGTTGAGCCTGATGGCCGGCGTAGCCAATACTTATAACAACGGCGTGAACTGGCGCGGGATGCGGGCCGGTGCGGCTGCTCCGTCTCAAACCGAAAAGACTTACATGGGGATGTTCATGCTCACCGCGCCCGAGAGTTGGGGGTGGCTCAAAGGCGCCACATTAGCCAGCACGATTGTTAACGGTCTGAACAATGCTTCCGGCAGCGGCGGGAGCGTTTTGAGCGCGGGGCATATCACCTGTTGGCAAATCGGTGGAACGGTGCCAACGCCCGTCAAAGGATTGAGCTTCGGTGCTTCCTACGATTACATGGACGGCGCCCCTCTGGCGTTCGCGGCGGCACAGAACAAATCCGCATACGTGAATGCGGCGACGTTTTACGCAATGTATCAGGCCACGGAGAAGCTTAAATTGAACGCCCGCGCCGAATACACCAAAACCACGAGCGGTTTCTGGTACGCACCGACGGCGACCAGCGATAGAGCGGAGTTGTGCGGCCTCACCGGAACTATTGATTACTCACTTTGGAAAAACGTGGTCAGCCGACTTGAAGCGCGTTGGGACCACAGCCTGACCGGGGATAAGCCGTATGGCGGAACTCTTGCCGCACCCGGCGGTTACAAAGATGCCGTGACCCTCGTCGCCAACATCATCTACAAGTTCTAG